tattagttattggtcataaatcaaattatcataataaatgtggcatctttagcttgtcccctttaataagatcctgctagtttttattggtataacatcAGCCTGCACCCGGCATAGTGCAAAACCCTCACTGCTACTCTCTTCAGTTTGGGATTACCCAGAATTAGGATAACAGTGTGCCCAGAGGGATAAGCACCCATTATCACTACCCATAATGATAGGAAGTTGGCAAATAATGCTAACAAAAATATTACTAGTGCCACAAAATAAGAAAtgtagaagaaaataaaagagatCAGTCCTTTAATTGCTCTGACATGAGCCTCGGTAATGGTGTCCCTGGAGCTACTTGTGGTTTTTTCCATCCTCTTGCTGTGTCTCCACAAGGAAATGATTAACAATACGgaggaaataataaatataatgaaGGGAGAAGAATATCCAAGCATGGACAAAATAAAGAATCTAGAAGATAAATCAAATGTATATTGACATCCCCCGGTGGTGTTTCCTGATAGAGTATTCATTGAATTGTCTATGTACTTTCTCGCTATGGCATTGATGAAAAGGAGACAGGTGACCAAGGAGACCAGAAAGGATCCCATGAGTAGCTGTGGCACTAGCCCTGATATTCTCCGCTTCAGCCAGAGGAAGAGAGGTTGGCAGAAGTTGGCGATCTTCACACAGTAGAAGACACTGAGCCAGGTGGCAAACCA
The nucleotide sequence above comes from Trachemys scripta elegans isolate TJP31775 chromosome 3, CAS_Tse_1.0, whole genome shotgun sequence. Encoded proteins:
- the LOC117875478 gene encoding taste receptor type 2 member 39-like, coding for MFPAIIIGLIILGIEFIAGIIANGLMIIVNCSEWIRNRKLSCCDMILTSLGISRFFLQCMLMINGTVFQLSTKMNEQCAMSKTLTVLWMFLNTLSLWFATWLSVFYCVKIANFCQPLFLWLKRRISGLVPQLLMGSFLVSLVTCLLFINAIARKYIDNSMNTLSGNTTGGCQYTFDLSSRFFILSMLGYSSPFIIFIISSVLLIISLWRHSKRMEKTTSSSRDTITEAHVRAIKGLISFIFFYISYFVALVIFLLALFANFLSLWVVIMGAYPSGHTVILILGNPKLKRVAVRVLHYAGCRLMLYQ